The nucleotide sequence GTTCTCCAagatggaggaaaaggaagacacTTAGGATGAGTGGAAGGCTCAGAAACAGATTTGGACTCAAGGCTCTTTCCTAACCAAGGGAGGTGAAGGTTCAGCTGACATCAGGTGAAGTCTAAAGTGCAAACCAGTGAGAGCGGCTTAGAGCGACGAGTGATGGAGGGAAcatgagagaggagagggagagagccagagagagagagagtgcatcAGTGTTGGGTTGCTCCCCTTTCCCCTTTTACCAATTGTCAGGGGctgagagtgcagtggccggatctcagctcactgcaagctccgcctcccgggttcacgtcattctcctgcctcagcctcccgagtagctgggactacaggcgcccgccacctcgcccggctagttttttgtattttttagtagagacggggtttcaccgtgttagccaggatggtctcgatctcctgacctcgtgatccgcccatctcggcctcccaaggtgctgggattacaggcttgagccaccgcgcccggcctcaggggCTGAGTTCTAAGGCCAGCTCTGCCCCAGCTCCCAGACCACCCTGGGCATGTTGCTTTTCTTCCTGGGGCCTGCGTTTCCCAGTTGGTGAACTGATGTCCACTGTGACATCACCAGATGTTCTCTGGTCTCACCAGAGAGGGGCTGAAGAGGGCCGGACTCCCAGCCTGTGTGGGAGCTAGACCCGCAGCCAGGCCACACTCTGGGGCCTCCCTTATGGTTTCTAAATGGTCTGAGGGCCTGTCTGGTCTCTCTGCTCCAGGAAAGTGTTCCTAACAGCCCATCAGGGACAGAGAACCAGTAGCCTCTGCTTTGCCTTACTGCCTACCATCCTTTACTGTCCTCACCGCCTACTTCACACATTCAGGGCATCTGAGATTGCAGCCCTTGGCAAAGGAGGGTCCAGGGTTGAAGTGGATTTACATTTTCAGGTTCTTCTTTGTTCCAGTTCCCTTGGCCTGAACATTGAGCCTCTCCTCTCATCCCCCACTTCCCATCTGTCAAACCCTGTCATCTTCCAAGGCCTTGCTCATAGGCCACCTCTTGGCAAAGCCTCCCCAACTCCCGCTCACAGCCCCCTTCCTCACCCTTCAAGATCACACACTGTTGTGATGGGTGCCGTGGTCTCCTGGACAAGATTATTAACTTCTCCCCCCATCTATAGTGACTTGCCCAACATAGATCTGCAGTGAATGTGGAACCAGATGCAAGCGGGGGGCTCCCCACTCCCAGTGCCCACCCCTCTCCAGCCTTCCCCCCAGGGCTGGAGTCTCTCACTCCCCAGCCTGCTCCCTACCCTCTAGCCAGCCCTGTCCCAGCCCTCACTCACACTGTGGTCCATCTTTACCCTCCTCAAGGCCCGACACGTGCCCTTACCCAGCAGGTGAGCAGGGATGGGCCCCTCCAGATTGATGTGCTGGGCCCCGTAGTGGCGGTGCAGGGCCCGGCGCACATAGGCATGCAGGTTCAGGTACAGCGGCTGCAGCTCCTGGAAGAGGCGCTCCAGGTCTTGCTCCAGGGATGGTGTCTCGTACATAGACCTCCACGAGTCCCCGGCATCTACATAGCCTACAGAGGGGACACAGCCAGGCTCTCCCAACACCTCATTACCTGCCTCCTCCAGGGACCTACCTTCACCCAGGCTTGGGGTCTCACAGCACCTCTTTGAAGAACCTGAGGGGACCCGAGCGCCAGTGGTGTTGGCAGCAGGGACTCACCATTGAGCCGGGCAGCCTGGTTGATCAGTTCCACGTATTTTGGGTAAAACTGGAGGATGGCTCTCCCAGCCTTGTCTCGCCAGCCCTCCCATGCCCACAACAGTTCTTCATATTTCCGGGACGTGGCCATCACATTCGTCAGATCTGGTAGGGGGTTGAATGGCTTGAGCTCCAGCCCTTAGCTCACCTCTGCTTGTAAGGGGAGCTCAGAGAATTTCAGAACTGGAATAAAATTGGCAAGACCACATAAAAGTGACTGTACAGGCAGCAGGTCTAGAGAAATGGGAGAAAGGATGGGAGTGGCTCTCCAGCCCTGGCTTACAGGGTCCCCTGCTTAGGGCCACATGCTGTAGACACCTGCAGGGTCTCAGCAATCCTGTGAGGGACGTGCTTGagcctctctcctttctttctttcttttttttgagacagggtctcactctgtcgcccaggctagagtgcagtggtgccatcatggctcactgcagccttgaccttccaggctcaagcaatccttccatctcagcctccctagtagctaggactacaggcgtgcaccaccacatccaactaattatttgtattttatttgtagagacggtgtcttgctatgttgcccaggctgggctcaagcgattctcatgcctcaacctcccaagtagctgggactacaagcatctgccaccacacccagctaacttttgtatttttagtagagatggggtttcaccatgttggccaggctggtctcaaactcctggcctcgagtgatccattctccttggcctcccaaagtgctgggattacaggcatgagccaccgcacccggccagcctCCACCCGACTTGGCATGGGTACCCACATCCACAACTTGTAGGCCAAACCCTGTCCTGGGAAAACTTTTTCtcctgtttattttccatttccccTTCTATTTGTCATTGTTCTAATGTGGGAGCTGGGCTGGGGGCCAGAAAGACCCATTTCTGGGTGGAGATTCTTCATGGAAGAATGTTTACGCCTTAAGTTCTCCAGCCCTGGAAAGGGTGGGTTGAGAGGGAGCTGGGAGGTTTCTGTGTGCGGGTCCTTGTGTCGGGGGTGAGCTCTTTCAAAGGGGCTGGGGTAAGAAGGACCACCCGGTGGGGAGAACAGAGAGGACAGCCAAGAGCTGTCTActcctatccagcaggaagtggCGGGGTCGGGGAGGGAAGTGAGAGGAATCAGAGACTCAGGTTCTAGTCTGGTGCTTTCAGCAGctgtgtgactcagtttccttatcagtcACATGCTGGGAGAGGGGctcaggaaagacagagaaagtgaGGAAGTCAAGGGCAGGATCACGAAAGGAGGCCGGGGGGAGCTAGAGTCCCCGAGTTCCCCTAATTTGGAGTCCAAGCCCATGAAATACAACTTTGAGATCCAGCTGCTCTGAGGGGTGGCATGCAGAGAGGACCGGAGAGATCGGATACCCTTAAGTAGAGGGCGGTTCTGAGGGAGGGGCAGCAGATTGGGGTGTGGTATGAAGTAGGTGTCGGTTCTCAGTGAGGCAAAGAAGCCCCCTCGTGGAAAACAAGGAAGGGCATTTCCTGGGCACGCTGACTCCAAGAGTGAGGGGAGCCCAACTCTGTGCTCTCACCCAGCACCCCCGGGCCCCATGCCAGCCCCAGCCCTAGCCTCTCACTCAGCCTGCACGTGAGCCCTCACCTGGCTCGAGCTGCAGGCAGCTGCCATTCGTGTGGCACACAGTGGCCACGCTGTAGGTGGTTTCCATGTCCAACAGGATCTTGTTGTActgcaggaggaaggagagaggcatTGAGCTGTACTCCTTTGTGCTTGGTCTCTCTGTGGCCTGCACTGCCCCCAGGCCCCATGGGCTGGCGGGTGGGGAGCCGGGGAGCTGGGGAGCGCTGCCTTCTCGGCAATTCTGAGGTGCACATCACATGGCAGATGCCATGACTTGATATAACGAGGAAGAGGAAGCAGCGTGAAGGCCAGGCCAGACCCTGTGTTGGGCTCACTGCCCCAGGATTCCCCTCTCCCCGTTCCTTGCGAGCCACAcacctcctccagctcctgggcaggCAGCGCTGCCCGTTCTAGGTCCTGAACCTTCTTTATGATCCGCTTGATCGTGGTGTTCTGGAAGTGGTTCACATCAAACCTCCTGGCCTGGGTGCCGTACTTCAGAGTATGGTTGGCTATTTGCATGTTCTTCTGCAGCTGAGGGCACAGGGGGATGGTGTCATGGGGCCCAGGAGCTCCGGAGCAGCCTCTGAATGGGAGGCCCCAAGTGGGAGCTGAgggctggaggtggtggtgagagGGCAATGGGATTAAGTTGCAACCTTTGCCTATAAGACCCTGTGCAAGCTGGACTGCTGATAACATGCTGGATGCAGTACTCACCCTCCCCAGATGCCTGTGGTCAAGCAGCACATAtccaggcaggggcagggaagaGAAGACCCCCTTAAAGGCTCCCCCTTAGGAAGGAGCCAGCTTGATATCAGCTCtgtggcctctctgagcctcagagttAATATCAaatcccatctgtaaaatgggaataagttCACCAATTTTGCAAGGCTCTTGAGAAAAAGATGAGGCAACAGATTGAAGTGCCAAGGAATAGTAAGTGTGTGGCTCACTGTGGCATAATTTGTGCTCAGTCAAATAGGCAGGGAATGAGGGTAGAGAGGAAGTGTAGCCCCTTTTGTAGAGGAGACAAACGGGGGCTTTcaatctcttaaaataaaacGACTTGAGCACCACTTATTTATGTACAAATTATTCTGTTACTAGagattgatttttgtttgtttgtttgaatagAAActggatcttgctatgttgcccaagctggtctccaactcctggcctcaagtgatcctcccacctaggcctcccagagactgatttttaaggaaagaagaatTGCTCAGGCGTTGAGTAAATGTCCACCAGAATCTGaaattgagctttttttttttttttttttttttaagacagagtatccctctgttgctcaggctggagtgcagtggcaccatcttggctcactgcaaactccgcctcccaggttcacgacattctcctgcctcagcctcctgagtattaggactacaggtgcccgccaccacgcctggctaattttttgtatgttgagtagagatggggtttcaccatgttaaccaggatggccttgatctcctgacctcgtgatctgcccgcctcagcctcccaaagtgctgggattacaggcatgagccaccgctcctggcccaaAACTgagtattgttttaaatattcaatttaaaaCTTGGTAGCATCCCCACTTCATGGTGAGCGGGAcagcgtttgtgtgtgtgtgcacatgtgcaggtttgggGGTGGAGAGGTGGCTCCCACCAGAATCTTGCTGGTCTCTGTGGTAATGTTGGTGTTGTAGTTCCAGTTGGCCTCGGCATACTCGTTCCACACCACCTGGGATGTCCTGTCATATTCCTCCACGAACttgctggcctcagcctcatcGGTCACCAGGTCTGCGGGACAGAGTGGAGGGAAACAGACAAAACTCTGCCTCCCCTCTCCAGTTTGTGGTCTCACCAGAAGCCATTATCCCTCTCCCACTCCCTTGTACCCTGCCCCTGTCCCTACCCGACCCTGCCTCTCCCACCCCGgcaccctgcccctcccctgcatGGTCCCACTTGGACTCTGGGCTGATGTCTGGCGGGCTGTCGCCTGGTGGGTGGTTGTCTGGCCGCTGGTTGTCGCCTGGCTGCTTGTCCCATGGGTGACTGTCACCTGTCGGGTTGCCTGCTGGCTGGGGACCAGCAGGGGGTGCCCGTAGCAGAgcagcaggaagaggaggttggGAAGTCCTGCAGTAGCCCAACCCTGGCCCATAGCCGCAGGAGAGCAGAGCCCTGCAGCCACCGTCCCCTGGCCAATAAGAGCGGAGCCCGCAGTGTGACCTCATAGAGCCCTGTATCTGGCTTCCTCTGGAGGGGGAGGGGCCCTCAGGTCTGAGCACACCCTCTCTAGGATGCTGGGGGAAAGACATGCCTGTCCCCGCTTGCAGGCACTGCTGATGAGCTCGGGGGGCTGCCTGGCCCTCCAGGACAGGGTACCAGGGCTCAGCTGGTAGGAGCTGACCAGGAACCTGGGGCCTGGGCCAAGCCCAGAGTTGAGGACCCACCTTAGCCCCCCACCACCCTCACTCAGGGCTTTACCGATGCCCTCCGGGTAGTTGTCAGGCAACGGTGGGCGCCACTGGTACTCAGGCCAGCCCAGGACCTCGCCGTTCTGCCGGTTCTGCTCCTGCAGCCACTGGGTGACCGGCTGGAAGTAGTTGAGCAGTGGCTGGGCGTCCAGGGCGTCTGAGCCGACCATGTCCTTCAGCACCTCCTGCCAGGGCCTGGAGGAGCCAGCCTGCAGCACCTTCCTGGTGGGCAGAGTGGGTACCATGGGCACAGGGGACTCAGGCTGGAGTCTGCTCCTGGACTCCAGCCCACACGCCCCTGGCCACTTCCGCCCCCGCAATGGACTGCAGAAACTGCAGCAGTAAGATCCTGGGGCCTGGGATCTCTGTGATGGTGGCAGGGGGCATTTGTCTCGCCCCATGCCAGCCAGAAGGcccactcaataaatacttgatgaGAGAGCGAGGAGACAGGCATCCACATCAGTCCAGCTCTGTGATTGGCACCCCCCACTCTGTCGGAGCAGCCAGTCGCCCCCGCCATACCCTTTGCCAGCCactcccctctgcctcccacttcTCCCCGATTCCCGCCACACACCGGAGCTTGGCCCCTGCCTTGGTGGACTGGTAGATGTCACATTGGTGCAGTGGGCCCTCATAGCCTGCCTCCTTGCACAGGGCTTCATGGAACTGGAACTGCAGGACGAAACTCACAAAGTACCTGCAGGCACAGGGTGGGAGTTAGGGGAAGATCGTGGGGGTCCAGGAACAGGGGTCCCTTGCCCAGGCACCATCCAGCTTTGCAGGGCAGAGGCTGGACCAGAAGCTATCTTAGGGGAGAAGGGAGACCCAAGACAGGCTCAGAAGAGAGGGCCACTCTAACTCCAGGCCTTTGAGGTCTGGAGGAGCATGGGGACAAGCCCTGGGGATGTGGCAGCTAGAATCacaagaggaggagaaggggactGAGGGTGTGACAGTACtggggggtggggtaggggtgcTAGTACCTGATGTATGGTGTCACATTTGGAACATGAAACTTAGCTCCAGCATCAAAGTGGGTTTCGTTTCGGGTAACAGGAGGACAGATCCCCTGATACTTGGTTCTGGAAAAGGATGGTCAAATTGTCTTAGGGCCTAGAGGTTGCACACAGATGGATTTAGCTtttgcagaaaaggcttttccACCCAACAACCCTTCCCTATCCTGAGGAACTGGGGAAGACTCCCTGGAAGAGGAAGTTTCAGGCAGGAAAGGAGAAGGCGGTAGGTCACAGAGGGGGACATCATTAGTGAGGAGAGGCTAGAactggctggggcaggaggtgcCTGGCTggccaggaggctggggagggctaGTTGGGGAGAAGGCTTTTCTATCCCTCCTCTCACCGAAGATACCACCAGTCGAAGTTGTAGTGGGAAGGAGGAGTACGCCCATTAAAGACCCCCCAGCGCCACTGGTCCACCAAGTAGCCAAAGGGCAGGAAGGCAATTTTTTCCAGTGCCATCTTTAGCAAGTAATTGATGTCACTTTCTGTTGGGAgatgagaggagaggggagaggtcagaggtCGGAGGGAGAAGAGGGTCCCCTAAGAGTGGTGGGTTGGTGGAGGCAGCAGGAAGTGAGGCTGGGGAGACGCAGAGAAGGTAAGGCTGGTCCTCGAGACCCTGGGCCCTGCTTGGAAGAGGACCCCCGGGTGTTGTTGAGGTGGGCTCAGTGTGCACTGTGAGGCTCTGGGTGGATCCCAAACCCTGCCTAACCTGGGGCCGGGAGGCAGAAAGAAGGGCAGAGCTGAGTGGGGCAAGTGAGGTCCTGCTGTGGGATGGAGTGGGGTTTAGGTGAGGCTGGGTGGGGGCCTCTCAGCCCTCCCATACCCGTGTCATTGGTGACACGGTCCAGCAGGCCGATTTTGTGCAGATGTGCAGGAGTAGAGACCGAGAGTGCCAGCACGTCCCCAATGGCCTCATGGAAGCCAGGGTTGGCCCCCCCGCGCAGGGAGACGGGCAGGTCCTTGTACTGCAGGTAGTACTGTATATGGCCCATCTCATGGTGCACTGTAGAGAGCTGGTCCATCGTGACCCGTGTGCATTGCTTGATCCTGGGGTGTAgagagggtgagggtgagggtaaGGGTGAAGGACgggcaggacagggcagggccagggcacaGGGCAGATTGGCACCTGAAAGACAGGAATGAGGAGGGTGCTGCCCTGGGGCATGAAACCACAGTAGAAACaagcaaattctttttttggagtctcactctgttgcccaggttggaatgcagtggcacaatctcagctcactgcaacctccacctgccaggttcaagagattctcctgcctcagcctcccgagtagctgggattatgggtgcccgcCATGatccccagctaatttgtttttgtatttttagtagagaaggggttttgccatgttggccaggcaggtctcaaactcctgtcctcaggtgatctacccaccttgacctcccaaagtgctgggattacagatgtgagccaccacgcctggccgaaacAAGCAAATTATTTACCCCGCCCTGGCTCACCACCATTTGGGCCTTCTTCCTTCGTTCCAAGGTACAGAGATGACTATTTGTCAAAGCTGCCAGGGAAGGTGGACTAACAGGCCTCCTATGTCCCCTCACCCTGGAATAGATCCAGCCCCTGGCCAGAGCTAGGGCAGGGTAGAGGCAGGCCTGGGAACCAGCTTCCGTGCACCTGGGCTGCCTGCCTTTCCCCAAACCCCAGAACCCTGCTCTTCCCATGTCTAGACCTGAAGTCTTTCCTGTTGTAGAAGTCCCAAGCCGAGGCGTGGCACACCACCTCCCGCCCGTCGGCCGGCTTCTCCAGCATCGACCCTTCCCAGAACTCGGGAGGCATGGGGGAGAGCTCCAGGGAGGTGAAGAACTCCTCTGCCACCCGGAACATGTGCGTGGCATTCCAGCCCTGGAGGCGGGGTGTGGAGACAGGTCAGGGGAGCCCACTCTGGCTGGCCTGGGGACAGGGCTGGGGTCCCCCTCTCGGGTCAACTCCCTGTGCATGAAAGCTTCTCTGCTCTGTGGCCACCATTCCCAGAGGCAGGGCCCTTGCTGCCCACCGCAGATGAGTGAAAGTGCATTGCTGCTCTCATCTGGCCACTGTGGAGCCTGGAGGGAGGAGCTGGCACCTCACTGAGGGGGCCGACCCCAGCTCACTGCACCTACAGACACACCAAGCTGCTGCTTGGTACTCGACCCCTTCCCACCTCTCTGCCCAtctctgactccctctttttGCACCCCACCCCGGCCACCCCAGGCTTGAGCCCAGAGCTTACCTGCTGCAGCATAGTACTGGTGACATCGAGGTTGGGCTTGTCTGGGAAAGGCACCACCAGGTCGTAGATGTTTTCCCAGCTCTGGGCCCACATGTCTCCTAGATGAGAAAAGAAGGGGACAGCTTGGCTCCCTGCCTGGCTGTGCCTGCTTCTCCATGAGTCGCTGAGTGACCCTGGGGCCAACACCTACACCCTGGGGCCCTCAAGGGCTGCAGGCCTGGCTTAGGGCCAGAAATCTCACACATCAGTCCCATCCTCACTCCTCCGAAGGCCACATGTCCTGGGACTGCAAGATGCTGTCACTGTCCTTTCTGGCTGTGCCAGGTCCCAGCCACTCAATCCTAAGGCAGGCCCACAGCGCTTGTTTCCTTGGGCATAAGCTAGGCTGATGGCTCCTCCACTGGACCCAGGGCCAGAGCCTTTGGTTTGACCCCTAGCTCTCTGACCACTAAGTCCCTCACGACCCTGAGCCTCAGGGTCCCCACCTGTAAAGTGGGAACACGAATGGTCTCCTGCACGTGAAGCAAACAGTATGATGCCCCACACATGTGAGAGGTGATGGTCACAACCTGCCTCCCTTACCCTGGACATCCCCCACCCCTATGCCTGGACCCACACTTCCCTGGGACTCATACGGAGGCAAGGCCAGGTCCTTACCCAGCAGATGAGCAGGGATGGGTCCCCTGAGGTTGATGTATCTGTCCCCATATCGGCGATGCAGTGCACGGCGGACGAAGGCATGGAGGTTCAGGTAGAGGGGCTCTAGCTGTTGGTAGAGGTGCTCCAGATCGTCCTCAAAAGTGGGGGAGTTGTACCAGGAGCGCCAGTAGGCCCCCGTGTCTGTGAAGCCTGGGGGCGTGGGGGTGGGGTATGCAGCTCAGGCCAAAGGCTCAGACCTCAGCCTCTCAGCTGTAAGTCGGCTCTTCCACTGGCTCGAGGCCTGTGGATCTGCAGCTAGCTGGAAAATTGGCTTGAGGGTTGCCACTCTACAATTTCTAATTAGCTACAGCCAGCTAAATAGATCCTGGAGGTTCCCAGAGGAAAAGAGGAGCACCAGGGCCAGAAACAACAGCAGGACAGCCATGTGGGGCAGGCCAGCAGCACAGTCCAGGCACACTGGGTGTAGGCTGGTCCCACATCCACTTTCTGGGAAACTCAGGGCCTGCTGGAATCGTCGTACCAGCTGCTCTGCCTGGCTCTGGGCTGGGACTCTGGGGAGACAGCCGAGAGAGGGCACCTGGCGCAGTTCCTGGACGGGGAGAGGGCTGCTCACCGTCCTGCTTGTAGGCTTCATTGCTGAGGGCAGTGAAGTCCTCGTACAGCGGTTTCAGCGGGATGCCCGCGGCGTTGTGCCAGCCCTCCCAGGCAAACAGGAGCATGGCGTAGCTTCGTGAGGAAGCCAGGATGTTGGTGAGGTCTGAGACACAGGCAGGCAGGGTCGGTGAGGAGGCCTCCATGTTGAAGTCTGCAACGGCCTTCACCAGAGCCTGCACCAGTCCTCACTGCTCCCACCAGCTTCCTGAACATCACGGTGCCCCCAGAGCCAGGCGCCACCTACAGGCCTGATGGGAGGTGGCCAGGAGCTACAGAAACACCCAGGCAGGGCCTCCGCCCCCAGAGACATGACCACCTAAGGTGGTCGACACCAAGGGGACACCCAAAGGCCAAAACCCAGGCAGACACTTGGCGGCCTATTGGAGGAGTGCCTTCCTCCAAGCTGCTCGTAAAGGGGGCTGGAGTGGGGTTTAAGGGGAAGCCAAGAGGGGTCCCTGGCCTGAGGGCTCTTGGGGAACGTGAGAGAACCCACGAAAGGGGAAACCAGGCAGCCAGGAGGAAGGTCTAGGAGTGAGAGGCCGAGGCACACACAGAAGTGGGGGCTGCAGCTGGAGGTTCCGGAAGTCCACTTGCCAAGAGAAGCAGGGTATGGGGACATCTGCACCCTCCAGCCCCAGTTGAAGGGCAACGCCTTTGGGTTTACCTGCTGTCTCCACAGACCCTACAAAACTGCACGATCCCGAGTGCAGCAGGGCAATGTGGGAGCACTAGGGCACCTCCGAGAGGGGAGACGCAGGGGCCGTACCTGGGTCCAGGGACCAGCAGGTGGCAGTCTTGTTGGGGAGGCAGACCTTGGCGGTGGAGTAGATCCTGCTCATGTTGCTTAGCAGGGCATTGTACTGGGGAGTCAGAGGGGAGGAATGTTCTGGTGACCAACCCCTGGGACATCTACCCTCCCCTTGCTGCTAGAAGAAGGAGCCCACAGAGTGGATGTAGCTTGGACAAGGCCACTCAGTGGTACCGGGGCACTTCTGATCACTAACACACGAGTCCTCTGCCAGTGGAGGCAGCCTGTGGAGTCGGGGACAGGAGTCCTGAAAGTCAGGGTCAGGGTCAAGTCCCAGCTTGGTACCACCCTGCAGTGAGGGCAGATTCCTCCCATTCTCTGGCTTTGGAGACTTCTCAGTCTTTCTtaaccttttctctctctctctttttttgggaTGGAGGTCTCACactctcactcaggctggggtgcagtagtgcaatcacagctcactgtagccttgacctcctgggctcaggtgatccttccacctcagcctcaataGTAGATGGGACTGTAGGtgcacgcaccaccaagcccagctaattttttgtattattattattattattattatttttgtagagatgaggttttgccatgttagccaggctggtcttgaactactgggctcaagcgatgcacccacttcagcctcccaaagcgctgggattacaggcgtgagacactgcgcccagcccttctCAACCCTTCCAAGGAAGCTCATAAACCAGCCTAGGTAGAGGCGTATTTGATTTTGGCTTCCTACTCCAGAATGCTTCCTTTAACAGAAAGTAACACCCCACCCCATCTCCAAGAAAAATCAATGCTTCAGAAAGCCATTCTGTGCATACCTGGGCTTTCCCTTCTGCCAGGGCCCACGTGGATCCCAGGGTCCTTCCCTCCCTGACGGGCTGCTCTCCCCTAACCCCCACGATGGGGCACTGGGAGGCCGCCCCCAAGCTCTCCCTCGGCCCTCAGCCCACCTGCTGCCGCTTAGCCAGGGGCAGGTTGGCAGAGCCCAGGGTGCCCACAGCTCCGATGATCTTGCGCAGCTCCGGGTCCGTGAAGTTCTGCCAGATCGGTTCATACAGCTCCTTGGCCTTCTGGCCCCAGGCCTCGGCAAACTCCTGGCTGAGCAGGGCTGCTTCCTCCTATGGGCACCAGGAGGGCAGGCAGGGTGTAGGCAGGACCCCGCTTAGATGCACGCCATAGAGGGAAGCCAcggtgctgggggaggggaggaaggccAAGGGCTTCCAGAGCCCGAGCCCTGGGGAGATCCCTGCGGGAGACCTTAGTTTGCGGAAGCCGCGCTTCCTCCTTCTGGAAGGAATCTGCCTCATGGGAAAGGTGGAGCAGAAATTGGGACCACAAAAGAGGCCAGGCGAGTGGAGGGTGAATGGACAGTGCAGTGCGGTGACAGTGACAGCGTCTGGAGGTGAGCAGGCAGCGGCCCGAGAGCGCGGGGGCCACAGAGCGGAGTCCAGCACCCTCGGCAAAGGCGGGCGCGGCCTCGGAGCAGCCCGCCTCATCCATCCAATTCGTTCATGCTGGGAGCGGAGGCCGTGCGCGCAGCCTGGCGCTCGGGCCCCCAGGCTGCTGACTGTTGGGGCGAGGGTGGGGGGTCGGGGTGGGGTTCGGGCCCAGGGCGCCAGCCTGCCCGCCCCACAAGCCGGCCGCGCGCTGTGATTGGCCGccgcggccccgccccgcccccacccgGGCCCGGGCGCCCACCTGGCGCCGTGCATTCTCGGCGGTGATGTTGGTGTCATGAGCCCAGCTGGCGGCCACGCTCTGGAACAGCACCTGTTCGGCGCTCGAATTGTAGCTCTGCGCGAAGAGTTGCGCCCCGGCCTCGTCGGCGGAAAAGTTGCCGGGCTGCAGCCCGGGGTCCAGGGCCAGCGCGGGCTGCGGcggtagcagcagcagcagtagcagcggCTGCAGCAGCGGCCCCGGCCCCTGGCGGCCCGAGGCGGCCCCCATGACGCGGTGCGCGGTGCTCGGCGCTGCCCCCTCTCCCGCGCCGCGGCCGCCCTGCGGGTTATAAAACCCAACacacccccgcccccgccgcgcCGCGCTTCCTCCTCCGCTCCAAAGTCCCCCGCGACGCGGGCCTTGGTTCCTGGCCCGCCCCGGGCAGGGGCGCGGGCCGGGGAGGGGCCGAGGTGCAGTCCGAGGGTGGCGGGATGGGGCTGGTCGGGCTCCCGCAGAGGAAGCTGGAGAAAGGGCCTCCTCTCTTTTGAAGATGGGGACCCGGCAGTTTGCCAGAACACCCGAGCCTGCCCACCGTGCGGCCGCGCAGCCTCGGCCGGGGCCCGGGAGCCCAGCGGCCTCCGGCTGGGTCTTCCCTTCCTGACCCCCCGGAGCTTCCCGCCTCCGGAGTGACAAGGCCGGGGCCCCAGGAGCTGTCCGCAGGCGCCGCT is from Macaca thibetana thibetana isolate TM-01 chromosome 16, ASM2454274v1, whole genome shotgun sequence and encodes:
- the LOC126939540 gene encoding angiotensin-converting enzyme isoform X2, giving the protein MDEAGCSEAAPAFAEGAGLRSVAPALSGRCLLTSRRCHCHRTALSIHPPLAWPLLWSQFLLHLSHEADSFQKEEARLPQTKEEAALLSQEFAEAWGQKAKELYEPIWQNFTDPELRKIIGAVGTLGSANLPLAKRQQYNALLSNMSRIYSTAKVCLPNKTATCWSLDPDLTNILASSRSYAMLLFAWEGWHNAAGIPLKPLYEDFTALSNEAYKQDGFTDTGAYWRSWYNSPTFEDDLEHLYQQLEPLYLNLHAFVRRALHRRYGDRYINLRGPIPAHLLGDMWAQSWENIYDLVVPFPDKPNLDVTSTMLQQGWNATHMFRVAEEFFTSLELSPMPPEFWEGSMLEKPADGREVVCHASAWDFYNRKDFRIKQCTRVTMDQLSTVHHEMGHIQYYLQYKDLPVSLRGGANPGFHEAIGDVLALSVSTPAHLHKIGLLDRVTNDTESDINYLLKMALEKIAFLPFGYLVDQWRWGVFNGRTPPSHYNFDWWYLRTKYQGICPPVTRNETHFDAGAKFHVPNVTPYIRYFVSFVLQFQFHEALCKEAGYEGPLHQCDIYQSTKAGAKLRKVLQAGSSRPWQEVLKDMVGSDALDAQPLLNYFQPVTQWLQEQNRQNGEVLGWPEYQWRPPLPDNYPEGIDLVTDEAEASKFVEEYDRTSQVVWNEYAEANWNYNTNITTETSKILLQKNMQIANHTLKYGTQARRFDVNHFQNTTIKRIIKKVQDLERAALPAQELEEYNKILLDMETTYSVATVCHTNGSCLQLEPDLTNVMATSRKYEELLWAWEGWRDKAGRAILQFYPKYVELINQAARLNGYVDAGDSWRSMYETPSLEQDLERLFQELQPLYLNLHAYVRRALHRHYGAQHINLEGPIPAHLLGNMWAQTWSNIYDLVVPFPSAPSMDPTEAMLKQGWTPRRMFKEADDFFTSLGLLPVPPEFWNKSMLEKPTDGREVVCHASAWDFYNGKDFRIKQCTTVNLEDLVVAHHEMGHIQYFMQYKDLPVALREGANPGFHEAIGDVLALSVSTPKHLHSLNLLSSEGGSHEHDINFLMKMALDKIAFIPFSYLVDQWRWRVFDGSITKENYNQEWWSLRLKYQGLCPPVPRTQGDFDPGAKFHVPSSVPYIRYFISFIIQFQFHEALCQAAGHTGPLHKCDIYQSKEAGQRLAMAMKLGFSRPWPEAMQLITGQPNMSASAMLSYFKPLLDWLRTENELHGEKLGWPQYNWTPNSARSEGPLPDSGRVSFLGLDLDAQQARVGQWLLLFLGIALLVATLGLSQRLFSIRHQSLHQHPQGPQFGSEVELRHS